One Streptomyces drozdowiczii DNA segment encodes these proteins:
- the ehuD gene encoding ectoine/hydroxyectoine ABC transporter permease subunit EhuD, translating into MTKDFDWGAVGDAFPLLLDGFWTTLLATVFGTLVAAVLGLAIAVAGRAPSRLVTVPVKAVMEFIRSTPLIVQLVGAAALFTSVEPLTVGIVVLGVHYATYTSEVYRAGIDAVPKGQWEACRALSLTPRRTWQAVILPQAVRNVVPALGNYAISMFKETPFLAVITVHEMVFQARDYGTKHFVYTEVFTLAGLIFLVASYPTSLLMRKLEKRLGH; encoded by the coding sequence GTGACCAAGGACTTCGACTGGGGCGCCGTCGGCGACGCGTTCCCCCTGCTCCTCGACGGGTTCTGGACGACCCTGCTGGCCACGGTGTTCGGCACCCTGGTCGCGGCCGTGCTCGGGCTGGCCATCGCGGTCGCCGGGCGGGCTCCGAGCCGACTGGTGACGGTGCCCGTGAAGGCGGTGATGGAGTTCATCCGCTCCACCCCGCTGATCGTGCAACTCGTGGGCGCGGCGGCGCTGTTCACCTCCGTGGAGCCGCTGACCGTCGGCATCGTGGTGCTGGGCGTCCACTACGCCACGTACACCTCCGAGGTGTACCGCGCCGGGATCGACGCCGTGCCGAAGGGGCAGTGGGAGGCGTGCCGGGCGCTGTCGCTGACGCCCCGGCGGACCTGGCAGGCGGTGATCCTGCCGCAGGCCGTGCGCAACGTGGTGCCCGCGCTGGGCAACTACGCGATCTCGATGTTCAAGGAGACGCCCTTCCTCGCCGTGATCACCGTGCACGAGATGGTCTTCCAGGCACGCGACTACGGCACAAAGCACTTCGTCTACACCGAGGTGTTCACGCTCGCCGGCCTGATCTTCCTGGTCGCGAGCTACCCCACGTCCCTCCTGATGAGGAAGCTGGAGAAGCGCCTTGGCCACTGA
- the ehuC gene encoding ectoine/hydroxyectoine ABC transporter permease subunit EhuC, which translates to MNDFFSAFADDLPQLRSGLWVTLEATVFGALAALVLSFVLGLMSLSRLMLSRGVSRVVVEFFRGTSLYVQLFWLYYAMPQLTGYELTPLVCGVLAFGLNYGAYGAEVVRGAVNSVPRGQYEAALALNMSPLHRMRKVILPQAWVQMIPSFTNLLIQLLKATPLLWLISAADLMTAIEKLRSRTGETLTAYATLLVCYFVLAYALTLLMNLLERSAKRRLGLAAGGKSLLKSRSAVSAAQAGGAR; encoded by the coding sequence ATGAATGATTTCTTCTCGGCCTTCGCCGACGATCTGCCGCAGCTGCGGTCCGGCCTGTGGGTGACCCTGGAGGCCACGGTGTTCGGCGCCCTGGCGGCGCTGGTCCTGTCGTTCGTCCTCGGCCTGATGTCGCTCAGCCGGCTCATGCTGTCGCGCGGGGTCTCCCGCGTGGTCGTGGAGTTCTTCCGCGGCACCTCGCTGTACGTCCAGCTGTTCTGGCTGTACTACGCGATGCCGCAGCTGACCGGGTACGAACTGACGCCGCTGGTCTGCGGGGTGCTGGCGTTCGGCCTCAACTACGGGGCGTACGGCGCCGAAGTGGTGCGCGGCGCGGTCAACTCCGTACCGCGCGGGCAGTACGAGGCGGCGCTCGCGCTGAACATGTCGCCGCTGCACCGGATGCGCAAGGTGATCCTGCCGCAGGCGTGGGTGCAGATGATCCCGTCGTTCACCAACCTGCTGATCCAGCTGCTGAAGGCGACGCCGCTGCTGTGGCTGATCTCGGCGGCGGACCTGATGACCGCCATCGAGAAGCTGCGCAGCCGTACCGGCGAGACCCTCACCGCGTACGCGACGCTGCTGGTCTGCTACTTCGTCCTGGCCTACGCCCTGACCCTGCTCATGAACCTGCTGGAGCGCTCCGCCAAGCGGCGGCTCGGTCTCGCGGCGGGCGGGAAGAGCCTGCTGAAGAGCCGTAGCGCCGTGTCCGCCGCCCAGGCCGGAGGTGCCCGGTGA
- the ehuB gene encoding ectoine/hydroxyectoine ABC transporter substrate-binding protein EhuB: protein MADFPNLSRRGFLNRSAAVGGLLVVPGLLAACSKTGEGSADGEGALEKLRKQGFVRVAYADEAPYGYMEGKELKGEAPTLHREIFKALGVDELKPTLSEWDSLIPGLQAGKYDVVSAGMAITPERCANALFSEPEFISPTAMMVKKGNPKKVTDLASAKEAGITIGVMAGAVEGSYAKGAGIPEGRIKTLQKPQDGADAVKGGRIDAFLLTGISLRWLAKTNEGTEVTEAFLPELDGAKQYSPGGAVFRKGNEELRDAFNRELKKIVADKSRYVELLRDYGFGATELPPATLKTADLCKG from the coding sequence ATGGCTGACTTCCCGAACCTGTCCCGCCGGGGATTTCTCAACCGATCGGCAGCGGTGGGCGGTCTGCTCGTCGTCCCCGGCCTCCTCGCCGCGTGCAGCAAGACCGGTGAGGGCTCCGCCGACGGCGAAGGCGCGCTGGAAAAGCTCCGCAAGCAGGGTTTCGTACGGGTCGCCTACGCGGATGAGGCGCCGTACGGCTACATGGAGGGCAAGGAACTCAAGGGCGAGGCACCCACGTTGCACCGCGAGATCTTCAAGGCGCTGGGCGTGGACGAGCTGAAGCCCACCCTCTCCGAGTGGGACAGCCTGATCCCCGGCCTCCAGGCCGGCAAGTACGACGTGGTCAGCGCCGGTATGGCCATCACCCCGGAGCGCTGCGCCAACGCCCTCTTCTCCGAGCCGGAGTTCATCTCGCCGACCGCGATGATGGTGAAGAAGGGCAACCCGAAGAAGGTCACCGACCTGGCGTCCGCGAAGGAGGCCGGGATCACCATCGGAGTGATGGCGGGTGCGGTGGAGGGCTCGTACGCCAAGGGCGCCGGCATCCCCGAGGGCAGGATCAAGACGCTCCAGAAGCCGCAGGACGGCGCGGACGCGGTCAAGGGCGGCCGGATCGACGCCTTCCTGCTGACCGGGATCTCGCTGCGCTGGCTCGCCAAGACCAACGAGGGCACCGAGGTCACCGAGGCGTTCCTGCCCGAGCTGGACGGCGCCAAGCAGTACAGCCCCGGCGGCGCGGTCTTCCGCAAGGGCAACGAGGAGCTGCGCGACGCGTTCAACCGCGAGCTGAAGAAGATCGTCGCCGACAAGTCCCGCTATGTGGAGCTGCTGCGCGACTACGGCTTCGGGGCGACCGAGCTGCCGCCGGCCACGCTGAAGACGGCCGATCTGTGCAAGGGCTGA
- a CDS encoding maleate cis-trans isomerase family protein, translating to MTTVGFLYPGHFAEDDYPRMEILLDSTIRLVVHHTESPDATYREEPLSALGTPGRLAAGIEELQRSGVQSIVWACDGGSFLYGWQGAHDQAAALARAAGVPASSTSIGFVHAVRKLGAERVAVAATYPEAVAERFSAFLRETGVEVTGTHAAGVTEAAEAAAWSAEQVLDLARAADRPEAEAVLIPDTALHTVSHLPELEEALGKPVLTANQVAAREALRLADRPAWAPRLGALFAHREQPPAPVSRGSGRAYAHSKKSQ from the coding sequence ATGACGACCGTCGGATTCCTCTACCCGGGCCACTTCGCCGAGGACGACTACCCGCGGATGGAGATCCTTCTCGACAGCACCATCAGACTCGTCGTCCATCACACCGAGAGCCCGGACGCCACCTACCGCGAGGAGCCCCTGAGCGCCCTGGGCACCCCCGGCCGGCTCGCCGCGGGCATCGAGGAGCTGCAACGCTCCGGGGTCCAGTCCATCGTCTGGGCCTGCGACGGCGGCAGCTTCCTGTACGGGTGGCAGGGCGCCCACGACCAGGCCGCGGCCCTCGCCCGGGCGGCGGGCGTGCCCGCGTCCAGCACCTCGATCGGCTTCGTGCACGCGGTGCGGAAGCTGGGCGCCGAGCGCGTGGCCGTCGCCGCGACCTACCCGGAAGCGGTCGCCGAACGGTTCTCCGCGTTCCTCCGGGAGACCGGCGTGGAGGTGACCGGCACCCACGCGGCGGGCGTCACCGAGGCCGCCGAGGCCGCCGCCTGGAGCGCGGAGCAGGTGCTCGACCTGGCCAGGGCCGCCGACCGCCCCGAGGCCGAGGCGGTCCTGATCCCCGACACGGCCCTGCACACCGTCTCCCACCTCCCCGAGCTGGAGGAGGCGCTCGGCAAGCCCGTCCTCACCGCGAACCAGGTGGCGGCCCGTGAGGCCCTGCGCCTGGCCGACCGCCCGGCCTGGGCCCCGAGGCTCGGCGCGCTCTTCGCCCACCGCGAGCAGCCGCCGGCCCCGGTGAGCCGGGGGAGCGGACGGGCTTACGCGCACAGCAAGAAGAGTCAGTAG
- a CDS encoding LLM class flavin-dependent oxidoreductase, whose translation MDEIRGDEIQGEATRDGDVQGDEIRGTARGTAPVPLSVLDLVTVGQGRTASQALRTGVEIARLAERRGFHRYWVAEHHSMPGVASSSPAVILAHTAARTERIRLGSGGVMLPNHAPLVIAEQFGTLEAMAPGRVDLGLGRAPGTDGATAAALRRTDRLNEGAVGSPLVERSRDLGDDFPQQLMELTRFLDDDFPDGHPYARIHAVPGPVQATAEGGVQSPARPPIWLLGSSGFSARLAGVLGLPFAFAHHFSAQNTVPALELYRDSFKPSTVLDAPYALIGVAALAADDEREARRQVLTGALSMLRLRSGRPGLVPTPEEAEAYAFSPMEREFVDNWLVNIVHGTADEVRSGLDDLAKRTGADELMITANAHSGEARLHSYGLIADAYGMPEL comes from the coding sequence GTGGACGAGATTCGAGGCGACGAGATCCAGGGCGAGGCGACCCGGGACGGCGACGTCCAGGGCGACGAGATCCGGGGCACGGCCCGGGGCACCGCCCCCGTGCCGCTGTCCGTGCTGGACCTGGTCACCGTCGGCCAGGGCCGCACGGCGAGCCAGGCCCTGCGCACCGGCGTGGAGATCGCCCGGCTCGCGGAGCGCCGGGGCTTCCACCGCTACTGGGTCGCCGAGCACCACTCGATGCCCGGCGTCGCCTCCTCGTCCCCGGCCGTGATCCTGGCCCACACCGCCGCCCGCACCGAGCGCATCCGGCTCGGTTCGGGCGGCGTCATGCTGCCCAACCACGCCCCGCTGGTCATCGCCGAGCAGTTCGGCACCCTGGAGGCGATGGCCCCCGGCCGCGTCGACCTGGGCCTCGGCCGCGCGCCCGGCACGGACGGTGCCACGGCGGCGGCGCTCCGGCGCACGGACCGGCTCAACGAGGGCGCAGTGGGGTCTCCCCTGGTCGAGCGAAGCCGAGACCTTGGGGATGACTTCCCGCAGCAGCTCATGGAGCTGACCCGGTTCCTGGACGACGACTTCCCCGACGGGCACCCCTACGCCCGCATCCACGCGGTCCCCGGACCCGTCCAGGCCACCGCCGAAGGCGGCGTCCAGTCCCCGGCGCGCCCGCCGATCTGGCTGCTCGGCTCCTCCGGCTTCAGCGCCCGGCTCGCCGGGGTGCTCGGGCTGCCGTTCGCCTTCGCGCACCACTTCTCGGCGCAGAACACCGTGCCGGCGCTGGAGCTGTACCGGGACTCCTTCAAGCCGTCCACGGTGCTGGACGCCCCGTACGCCCTGATCGGCGTCGCCGCGCTGGCCGCCGACGACGAGCGCGAGGCCCGGCGCCAGGTGCTGACCGGCGCGCTCTCGATGCTCCGGCTGCGGTCCGGGCGGCCCGGTCTCGTACCGACGCCCGAGGAGGCGGAGGCGTACGCCTTCTCCCCGATGGAGCGCGAGTTCGTGGACAACTGGCTGGTCAACATCGTGCACGGCACCGCCGACGAGGTCCGCTCCGGCCTGGACGACCTGGCCAAGCGCACCGGCGCCGACGAGCTGATGATCACCGCCAACGCCCACAGCGGCGAGGCCCGGCTGCACAGCTACGGCCTGATCGCCGACGCGTACGGCATGCCCGAGCTGTAG
- a CDS encoding putative bifunctional diguanylate cyclase/phosphodiesterase, translating to MWPPGASTAEAHDYRAAFRAATLPMAVVDHEGLIVTANEALGALAGTGAAALTAQSAADLVDLAADARAWHAYREVLRGRRSRFRCTRRLKHPDGRSLWAEITVVPLADTRPVPRDEAPGQVLFSVADVSDRRELQKRLRHLQMHDPVTRLPNRALFFERLSAALRTPPHEDGAGSRVGLCYLDLDGFKAVNDTLGHRIGDRLLAAVAARLTDCAEQEGAYPSGAPLVARLGGDEFAVLVEESTGTEQLTGLARSVLGALQQPFDLGGQRLSVSASIGVVERPVAGTTATGLMQAADTTLYWAKADGKARWTLFDPERNAHRMTRQALSSTLRPAVERGEFTIEYQPLVGLADGVVRGVEALVRWNHPQFGMLSPNRFVAIAEEDGSIVQLGRWVLRSACRQARRWQLDHPERPPLFISVNVAVRQVWDSDLVTDVAEILAETGLDPALLQLELTESAVMGSAGRPLRALQALSDMGVRIAIDDFGTGYSNLAYLSRLPVSVLKLDGAFVRGFRYEDGTHPSPADETIVEAMVELAHRLGLTVTAECVETAGQAERLRRIGCDTGQGWLYSRAVAPERIAELIGTRPGA from the coding sequence ATGTGGCCGCCCGGCGCGTCCACCGCCGAGGCGCACGACTACCGGGCCGCGTTCCGCGCCGCGACCCTCCCGATGGCCGTGGTCGACCACGAGGGCCTGATCGTCACCGCCAACGAGGCGCTCGGCGCGCTCGCGGGCACCGGGGCCGCGGCGCTCACCGCGCAGTCGGCGGCCGACCTGGTCGACCTCGCGGCGGACGCCCGCGCCTGGCACGCGTACCGCGAGGTGCTGCGCGGCCGACGCTCCCGCTTCCGCTGCACCCGCCGCCTCAAGCACCCCGACGGCCGCTCGCTGTGGGCCGAGATCACCGTCGTACCGCTGGCCGACACCCGGCCGGTGCCCCGCGACGAGGCGCCGGGGCAGGTGCTGTTCTCCGTCGCGGACGTCAGCGACCGGCGCGAACTCCAGAAGCGGTTGCGCCACCTCCAGATGCACGACCCGGTGACCCGGCTGCCCAACCGGGCCCTGTTCTTCGAGCGGCTGTCGGCGGCCCTCCGCACCCCGCCCCACGAGGACGGCGCCGGCTCCCGCGTCGGGCTCTGCTATCTGGACCTGGACGGCTTCAAGGCGGTCAACGACACCCTGGGGCACCGCATCGGCGACCGGCTCCTCGCGGCCGTCGCCGCCCGGCTCACGGACTGCGCGGAGCAGGAGGGGGCGTATCCGTCCGGCGCCCCGCTGGTGGCCCGGCTCGGCGGCGACGAGTTCGCGGTCCTGGTCGAGGAGTCCACCGGCACCGAGCAGCTGACCGGCCTCGCGCGCTCGGTGCTCGGCGCCCTCCAGCAGCCGTTCGACCTGGGCGGGCAGCGGCTCTCGGTGTCGGCGTCGATCGGGGTGGTGGAGCGGCCCGTCGCGGGCACGACGGCCACCGGGCTCATGCAGGCCGCCGACACCACGCTGTACTGGGCGAAGGCGGACGGCAAGGCCCGCTGGACCCTGTTCGACCCGGAGCGCAACGCCCACCGGATGACCCGGCAGGCGCTGTCCTCCACGCTCCGCCCGGCCGTGGAGCGCGGTGAGTTCACCATCGAGTACCAGCCGCTGGTCGGCCTGGCGGACGGGGTGGTGCGCGGGGTCGAGGCGCTGGTGCGCTGGAACCACCCGCAGTTCGGCATGCTCTCGCCGAATCGGTTCGTCGCGATCGCCGAGGAGGACGGCTCGATCGTGCAGCTCGGCCGCTGGGTGCTGCGCTCCGCCTGCCGCCAGGCCAGGCGCTGGCAACTGGACCACCCGGAGCGGCCGCCGCTGTTCATCAGCGTCAATGTCGCGGTGCGCCAGGTCTGGGACTCCGACCTGGTCACCGACGTCGCGGAGATCCTGGCGGAGACCGGGCTCGACCCGGCGCTGCTCCAGCTGGAGCTGACCGAGTCGGCGGTGATGGGCTCGGCGGGCCGCCCGCTGCGGGCCCTCCAGGCGCTCAGCGACATGGGCGTGCGCATCGCCATCGACGACTTCGGCACCGGCTACTCGAACCTCGCCTACCTGAGCCGCCTCCCGGTCTCCGTGCTCAAGCTGGACGGCGCGTTCGTGCGCGGTTTCCGTTACGAGGACGGCACACACCCCAGCCCCGCCGACGAGACGATCGTCGAGGCCATGGTCGAGCTGGCCCACCGGCTGGGCCTCACCGTCACCGCGGAGTGCGTGGAGACGGCGGGCCAGGCGGAGCGGCTGCGCCGGATCGGCTGCGACACCGGACAGGGCTGGCTCTACTCGCGCGCGGTGGCCCCGGAGCGCATCGCCGAACTGATCGGGACGCGCCCGGGGGCGTGA
- a CDS encoding M6 family metalloprotease domain-containing protein, whose product MERPSPRGLAAGLVSLLALVATSLVAGPAAAATGDATPCALPRTPAHHSLGVDRWNGAYPRPDHPLDAVMVFLSFPDARPATTPAELTADYFPATTRFFQRASYGKFTLRPHPQREWIRMPRPSTWYGIQRDWASDRRSAYLRDAIRVADKRVDFSRYDIVYLVADPDAPGVDSDATKVVNFDRPLHADGTDIRRVVTVFEQHPPDHNVLAHETGHVFDLPDLYHRPTDGKGDWDTYVGDWDVMGSQFGLAPDLFGWHKWKLGWLDDRQVVCVQSDRVVTLEPMAEVPVRGASLGTRLAVIRTGEGSAVAVEARGSTGNDLSTCAEGVLLYRVRNETPSGGGPVEVLDTHPDSDACWERSVYPPLADAPLRVGETYSVPGAHATIEVADRTPSGAYTVRITTGT is encoded by the coding sequence GTGGAGAGGCCGAGTCCGCGCGGGCTGGCCGCCGGGCTGGTCTCGCTGCTGGCGCTCGTCGCCACCTCCCTCGTCGCCGGGCCCGCTGCCGCCGCCACCGGGGACGCCACCCCGTGCGCGCTGCCCCGCACCCCCGCGCACCACTCCCTCGGCGTCGACCGCTGGAACGGGGCCTACCCGCGCCCCGACCACCCCCTGGACGCGGTGATGGTCTTCCTCTCGTTCCCGGACGCCCGGCCGGCCACCACCCCCGCCGAACTCACCGCCGACTACTTCCCGGCCACCACGCGGTTCTTCCAGCGGGCCTCGTACGGGAAGTTCACGCTGCGCCCGCACCCGCAGCGGGAGTGGATCCGGATGCCCAGACCCTCGACCTGGTACGGCATACAGCGCGACTGGGCCAGCGACCGGCGCAGCGCCTATCTGCGCGACGCGATCCGGGTGGCCGACAAGCGCGTCGACTTCTCGCGCTACGACATCGTCTACCTCGTCGCGGACCCGGACGCCCCCGGCGTCGACTCGGACGCCACCAAGGTCGTCAACTTCGACCGGCCGCTGCACGCCGACGGTACGGACATCAGGCGCGTCGTCACCGTCTTCGAGCAGCACCCGCCGGACCACAACGTGCTCGCCCACGAGACCGGCCACGTCTTCGACCTGCCCGACCTCTACCACCGGCCCACCGACGGCAAGGGCGACTGGGACACCTACGTCGGCGACTGGGACGTCATGGGCAGCCAGTTCGGCCTGGCGCCGGACCTGTTCGGCTGGCACAAGTGGAAGCTGGGCTGGCTGGACGACCGGCAGGTGGTCTGCGTCCAGAGCGACCGGGTGGTGACCCTCGAACCGATGGCCGAGGTGCCCGTGCGCGGCGCCTCGCTCGGCACCCGGCTCGCCGTGATCAGGACCGGCGAGGGCAGCGCGGTGGCCGTCGAGGCGCGCGGCTCCACCGGCAACGACCTCTCGACCTGCGCCGAGGGCGTCCTGCTCTACCGGGTGCGCAACGAGACCCCGTCCGGCGGTGGCCCGGTCGAGGTGCTCGACACGCATCCGGACAGCGACGCCTGCTGGGAGCGCTCGGTCTACCCGCCGCTCGCGGACGCGCCGCTGCGCGTCGGTGAGACGTACTCCGTGCCCGGAGCGCACGCCACGATCGAGGTCGCGGACCGGACGCCCTCGGGGGCGTACACGGTCCGGATCACCACGGGCACCTGA
- a CDS encoding bifunctional DNA primase/polymerase: protein MTAWLPDETTLHHGDGPCLRAGHEADLFSALREPARNQTAQVTAAGAAWLAGATAYPRSALAQWESRPTAPGVLPCGTAFDVVNVPTLFGRRMLEHLWADGPGSGPVAAHRGRMLLFASPGTAQRLPSLLDWEEWGGGPQSRNGGGTKVPPLLCHGTGDAVTVPPLTCDEKYAGPRWLVAPDTRTPWLPGPDVLLWACVRVARSAPAPTPRISIFPLTDPGAKVYDVSRRR from the coding sequence ATGACCGCATGGCTGCCCGACGAAACGACCCTGCACCACGGCGACGGACCCTGCCTCCGCGCCGGCCACGAGGCCGACCTGTTCTCGGCCCTGCGCGAGCCCGCGCGGAATCAGACGGCCCAGGTCACGGCGGCCGGTGCCGCGTGGCTGGCCGGGGCGACGGCGTACCCGCGCAGCGCCCTGGCCCAGTGGGAGTCGCGCCCGACGGCGCCCGGGGTCCTGCCGTGCGGCACGGCGTTCGACGTGGTGAACGTACCGACGCTGTTCGGGCGCCGGATGCTGGAGCACCTGTGGGCGGACGGTCCGGGCTCGGGCCCGGTCGCCGCGCACCGGGGCCGGATGCTGCTCTTCGCCTCCCCGGGCACGGCCCAGCGGCTGCCGTCGCTGCTGGACTGGGAGGAGTGGGGCGGCGGCCCGCAGAGCCGGAACGGCGGCGGTACGAAGGTGCCCCCGCTGCTCTGTCACGGCACCGGGGACGCGGTGACGGTCCCGCCCCTGACCTGCGACGAGAAGTACGCGGGGCCCCGCTGGCTGGTGGCGCCGGACACCCGGACGCCGTGGCTTCCGGGGCCGGACGTGCTGCTGTGGGCGTGTGTCCGGGTGGCCCGCTCGGCGCCCGCCCCGACGCCTCGTATTTCGATTTTTCCTCTCACCGATCCGGGTGCTAAGGTCTACGACGTCAGCAGGCGCCGCTAG
- a CDS encoding AAA domain-containing protein: MTAVFDPGAAAGLATAKILDDTLNGTARGVVVDSPPGAGKSTLVVRAALELAAAGRPLMVVAQTNAQVDDLVVRLAEKDPELPVGRLHSSDSDPYDKVLDGLANVRKSAKAADLAGLDVVISTAAKWAHVKNVEPWGHAIVDEAYQMRSDALLAVAGLFERALFVGDPGQLDPFSIVGADQWAGLSYDPSASAVSTLLAHNPELPQHRLPVSWRLPASAAPLVSDAFYPYTPFRSGTDHGDRRLSFGVASDGSAADRVLDEAAESGWGLLELPARRTPRTDPEAVRAVALVVRRLLDRGGAATSERSPDPAPVTADRVAVGTAHRDQAAAVRAALAELGVTGVAVDTANRLQGREFDVTVVLHPLSGRPDATAFHLETGRLCVLASRHRHACVVVCREGVAELLDEHPSTEPVQLGVTVKFPDGWEANHAVLAHLAEHRVRWSC; encoded by the coding sequence GTGACGGCCGTATTCGACCCGGGCGCGGCGGCGGGCCTGGCCACCGCGAAGATCCTGGACGACACGCTGAACGGCACGGCCCGGGGCGTCGTGGTGGACTCCCCGCCGGGCGCCGGCAAGTCGACGCTCGTGGTGCGCGCGGCGCTGGAGCTGGCCGCGGCGGGCCGGCCGCTGATGGTGGTCGCCCAGACGAACGCCCAGGTGGACGACCTGGTGGTGCGGCTCGCGGAGAAGGACCCGGAGCTGCCGGTGGGCCGGCTGCACAGCAGCGACTCCGATCCGTACGACAAGGTGCTCGACGGCCTGGCGAACGTACGGAAGTCGGCGAAGGCGGCGGATCTGGCCGGGCTCGACGTGGTCATCTCGACGGCGGCGAAGTGGGCCCATGTGAAGAACGTGGAGCCGTGGGGGCACGCGATCGTGGACGAGGCGTACCAGATGCGCTCGGACGCGCTGCTCGCCGTGGCCGGGCTCTTCGAGCGGGCGCTGTTCGTGGGCGATCCGGGCCAGTTGGACCCGTTCTCGATCGTCGGCGCGGACCAGTGGGCGGGGCTGAGCTACGACCCTTCGGCCAGTGCGGTGAGCACCCTGCTCGCGCACAATCCGGAGCTGCCGCAGCACCGGCTGCCGGTCTCCTGGCGGCTCCCGGCCTCGGCCGCGCCGCTGGTGTCGGACGCGTTCTACCCGTACACCCCGTTCCGCAGCGGTACGGACCACGGCGACCGGCGACTGTCCTTCGGGGTGGCGTCGGACGGGTCGGCGGCGGACCGGGTGCTGGACGAGGCGGCGGAGTCCGGCTGGGGGCTGCTCGAACTGCCGGCCCGGCGCACCCCGCGCACCGACCCGGAGGCGGTGCGGGCGGTCGCCCTGGTGGTGCGTCGGCTGCTGGACCGGGGCGGGGCGGCCACCAGTGAGCGGTCGCCGGACCCGGCCCCGGTGACGGCGGACCGGGTGGCGGTCGGCACGGCCCACCGCGACCAGGCGGCGGCGGTGCGGGCGGCGCTCGCGGAGCTGGGCGTGACGGGGGTCGCGGTGGATACGGCGAACCGGCTCCAGGGCCGCGAGTTCGATGTGACGGTGGTGCTGCACCCGCTGTCGGGGCGGCCGGACGCCACCGCGTTCCACCTGGAGACGGGCCGCCTGTGCGTGCTGGCGTCCCGGCACCGGCACGCGTGCGTCGTGGTCTGCCGGGAGGGCGTCGCGGAGCTGCTGGACGAGCATCCGTCGACGGAGCCGGTCCAGCTGGGCGTCACGGTGAAGTTCCCGGACGGCTGGGAGGCGAACCACGCGGTGCTGGCGCATCTGGCGGAACACCGGGTGCGCTGGAGTTGTTGA